Below is a genomic region from Ziziphus jujuba cultivar Dongzao chromosome 7, ASM3175591v1.
TAGAAatggaataagaaaataaatagctGAAGGAAAATGCATCATACCGACTGGGAAGCCATCTTCAACAACGCTTTTGCTAGAGGAAGTATGCAAAaccttttccataataataaaacaatacgATTAGCATAAATTCACAGAAATTATTTATTCCAACTATGTTTGGTTGATGTTAAAATATaggaaccccaaaaaaataaaataaaataaaataaagaacacaCACACACTGTTTTACTACTCGAGCCCGACTCTGAAGCTTGAAATTTGAGGGCGTATTTTCCTTAATCTATCATATTTTGTACTTTTTCCCAAAgattgcaaaatttaaaaagcaaaaagcaGAGGTATCTCACATTCCTCTGCCGCCGGCTAGAGCTTCTTCCGATGGGTCTTTCCATTCGTCGATTCTGCATAATACAAGtatattatattctaattaatttcaatatatttaaCAGATAAACACTGGCATGGAtatagagagggagagagagagagattacaCCCAACCGTAACGGCGGTCGAATAATAGTCGTTTGGGAGGTCGGCTAGAGGAAGAGCTTGGAATTGAGATTGCAGAGCCAGAGCTTCTTGACTCCATGTTCTCTCTCTGGTCTTTGCTCAATGGAGAACCGAGAAAGTGAGAATGGACTAGAAAAAGGGCGCAGATAGAAGTTTGGGCTGAAACAAGGCTAACACTTTAAGCCCATACCAATTGATTTGGGCTGGACCAGTACATTGTCGTTCTACATGGACCAGAGGGACAATGTtagatttttgaataaaaataaattctttaaaaataaaaatataataaattcaaaaacaaaagtaatCAGTACCGTCCACGGACGTTTCATCAGGGTCGAGGGAAAACCAAAATCCGCCATTTTTCTCGTTTATctctccttaaaaaaaaatataaaaaaaaaataaaaatattaactcTTAGTTCgcacatttattttattttctatattgtttgaaaaaaaaatatagatatatatatatatatacaaaaactgtagaaatttgctaaaagcatttaaatttgttttttatcgATGAAAAATAGAAATGGCAATTTCGTATATGCAAGTAGCTCTTGAACAGTATTTATACCGACCTTGGCTATTTGAACTTTGAAGCCAAACAGACTTTCCCGCTCCGCAGAAATCCCATTCCCTCTCCAAGCTTCGTAATCGTAAATGGCGAATTCGAAACCAATCGCTCAAATTCCATCGCAGGCCGTATGTTCAGGTATCTCATGCTTCGTTCTTCACCAATTGCTTCTAATATGATCTTTAAATGTTATACTCCATTTGATTTTCTGTTATGCACTGTTTAATTCCTCTGAAAATATACAAACAGAATGAAGAAATAATCTACTTCGAGTCTCACTCTTTCTCTGATTCTTCCTGAAATAACAAAATCGTAAAGGAAAATCTAATATCTGGAGCTTAGCTTAGTGAAGAAATTAATGGAAGTCTTCATTCTGTTTGCTTTAGATTTCGCTTTTCGTAATATTACTTTATTTATGCACCTGACTGTTTACGAAAAGAACGATCCGCTAGCTGTTGTTTGGATACtctgagaatttgagaaaagcGAAGGAAAAAGAATTTAGGTATCTCACGCTTTGGATACTGCTATTTCTCAATGTTCTTCaagtatttaataattttactcCCTTCTATTTCAGTCATGCGCCGTTTGATTCCTAAGAAAATGCAAAACCAGAAGGAAGAAATAATAAGCTTCGAGTCTTAACTTCTCTAGCTTCTTTGTTGAAATAACTAACTTAGAAAGGAAAAACCAAAGATTTGGAACCTAGTTTGGtgaattaattaacaatatgcTTTTGTTAAGATTACTTTATTGGTTAAACTGTTTCCAAACATCTAAGCGTTACTTGTCGTTTTGATCCGAGATTCAGAGTGCTGAGGCTGAGGAAAGCGAGTGAAAAAGAAGTTTAAATTTGTACGCTTAAAAAAAGTACGAGCAACTTTCAGGAATTTATAgtacttttgaaattttataatgttataAATCCTGAAGCCATGAAGAATTCTCTACTTCCAGAAAATCTTATAGAAACTTCTTAGAATCACGGAAGAAGTCAGTTCCATGTTCACTTTGACTTAATTCAGCTTATCATTTGCATTCCTTGAGAACAaaagtaatatataatttaatgttTGACCGAGTTATTGCTAACTTGGTGTATGCAAGGTTTTTGATCGGTTGTATTTTTCTTATTACTAATAGCTGAGTTCTTGTGTTGAAAAAGTATGCATAGTTACAAGTTTTAAAGTGTGTTTCTAATATTATGCTTAGTGAAACTCTGGGGGCTTAATCGTATAACAGATTAAAACTGTTATTtggttatatgtattttttgctgATTGTGAATATCAATGCTGGACTAGAATTACAAACTTCATgagatttatttctttattatacATGTAATAATGCAGGAAAATGCCTATCATTTGTTGAGAACCGATTAGGTTGTCAGGAAATGGTCGAAAATATGCCATACCTGTTTCTTCTAGCTGTGTATTGTTTAATTcatttgttaataataataggaCCGGTTTTTCCTTTCTGAAACTGAATTGAATCGTATTTGAGAACTGTTAGGtatttgaagaaacagaaaaTAGTAATCTTACTTCTTacatatctatatgtatatgtaaattGGTGGGTACAAGGCTCGTATATATCAAGAGACCTTTACATACTGGTGTTGACGAAAATTTTTTGTTACCTCTGATTAATTTAGGTACATGTTCTCAACCCCTACGTTCGTAGCTTAGACATGAATCAGTGAATCATTTCTCTCATAATTGTGTACATTAGAAGCTTTACAGCTGCCAGCTGCTTCAAatagcataaaaatataattaacaaacaaaaagaaggtGTTTGAAACGTTTTAGAATGTGCCTTTTAACTTGTACAGTGTACTTATTCCTGAAATGGTAAAAGAACATCaaaactatttatatttttttattgcaggTGGTGGTGGAGTTTGTATGATGAGAAACACATGGAGAGATGAGCAATCCCCAGCTTTCATTAATTTCATCTCCACCTTCCTTCGTGAAAACTGTTTCCGTCTCAATTTTGTTTCAATCACCCCCGTAATTTTCCtgcctatactaaattttttatgtaaGAATGGTTTATCATCCAACTTGTTGGAGCTTATATTTGTAggactttatttttaattgtggGGGCTCATCAGTAGCATTCATCTTCGTGACAAACTGGGGTTCTAACATCTCCCCACTCTTCAGCAGGTAACCAAGCTTTTGTAATTTGTTGGTCCCTCTTgttcagttttattttttaatttaacttcgTTCCTCCACAGAATAGAGAAACTGAAAGTGCAATTTGCTAATCTATATGTTGTCGTGACCCTCGCTTCCCGGGAGCAAAATGATTCGTTTATTTGTTCTTACTTCAAGTGAGTTATACAAATCCATTATTTTCGTTGGCTGTTATTTAATTTCGCTTAATGACATACTTTACATGTTTGAATCTGTAAAGATCTGGAATGGAGTTTGGCAAGCCAACATTTGTACCAGTTCGAGACATTGAGATGGGCTTCGAAAAAATCGTAAAGATAGCTCACTCTCGTGGGGGTAAGGCATTTTTGAAGCTTAATTCAAGTGGTTATTAActtccaaattttttattttaatagccATTAACTGCAGTTTGCAAGGGACAGGATGCCACGACAAAACTGAAATCTGAGGTCTGATTGTTAAAGCTAATCCTCTTGCTTTATTTTACAGCATGTTTATACCGACATTAACAATACTAGCATGTGATTTAGTTTGACAGAATTctttcccccccttttttttttcttttttttttttttttttttatggttgtacGTCTTGTTTTGTAAAGAGAAAGCGAGCTGTGCAAGGAATGGATGTCTTCCTAAAAGTGGTGACGGCCTTACCAGGGATTGACAACCATGATGCAAATGCGGTAACTTTGACTCACTAACAAAGCTGTTTCTAAAGAAATGCGGTGTTATTCCCTTATTGCTAGATTTTATGCATCTGAGTGTCGGACCAGTTGTTTTGAAAGATTAACTTTCTTGTTCTTCAAGCATAACTTTGTTTTTACATTGtccttttttgaagaaaatgaataGAGTAAATAATCTACATTTGTCAATAAAATGATTAACCTACATTTGTCAATAAAATGATTCAATACTTGTCTAATTGGCTGCATAGTTACCGTAATAAACTAAATTCATTTATATGTGGAATTACAAAGTAGACTGGATAGTTTTGAAAGGATGATTGTCAAGTCAATTTTTCATCGTATTTTGGATTGGTTTGAGTTTGAACATTTTCCTTTAAGCACTGGCATCGCAACCTTATTCTGATTTCCTGTATACATTTCCAGATTTCAAATTGCTTTTATTTCCACATATTATAGTCATGAAACAATAAGATGAAAATTCTTCAATAGAAGATTTTAAAGCCACCATTTCGTATCTGTGTGGCATATTTGCAAATTGCAAGTTCTTTTTCTATTTGGTACTCCAGATTTGCGAGTTTAAATGAAATTAGTTGTCAGTCTTCACTAAGCCCTTTCACTTTTTGATTCTGGAACCAAATTCTTGTTCTTGCAATTCTATTCAGCTTAATCAAGCTATTGGTTCGATTGAAGCAATTGCCAAAGCATCGAAGGAGTATATTCTGGAAAACACAGACCTTTCAGCTGACAAGGCGGAGGTAATTTCAAGGTTTTTCAGGGATCCAAAATTCTATCTAGGGCCAAAGATAAATTaacaaggacaaaaaaaaaaaaaagagtaaagttTTAAGACACTCTGggttcatatttttaaatcttgcaTTGTTTGtacagaatatatattttttttagtttatctaTGTTACTACACAGCAAGACAAATAATGATACCTAAATTAACTACgattagtaaaaataaaatcagtaaATGACTTTTTAGAatgaatgggaaaaaaaaaaaaaaagaaaaaaaaaatgaatgcagGGAATAAGAAGAAAACAGACCAACCAAATTCAAAACTTTCTGTGAAGCTGCAACTTTAATTGTTTTGCATCGGCATGTAGCAGCACTTATTGCTCGTTGTTAGGATGTGAGGTATGTAGTGTCGATATTATTAGACTCCAAATGCCCTTTGCTTTGTGATTTTGTTTCTTCGGGTATTTGTGCACATGATTGGGTTAGTTTCTACAAGGCGCATCTTAAGCAGGTAGACTtcctataaaattatatattgcaGATTAAAAGTCGGAAAGGTACTTCTGACgtaattgattatttttgtgGCCaactgaaaagaaaagaataagtacaactaaaatattcaccaaaaaaaagaataagtacaacaaaaaagaaattaattatttattatactaggttttttttttttaaaaaaaaaaacaaaaagaaaaccattGTTACACtacaactaaaagaaaaaaataaggtGCATCTTAAACAATggaatgataaattaaataggTTTCCTTGAAAAGATGGCAGATTAGAGTCGGAAATGTTCCTCTGAtggaattaatttttcattctcGGTTATGATTATAACAAAAtgggacaaatatatatatatatatatatataaaattcttaccaaaaaaataatctaaaaataattatttttgtaaattttgtaagAATATAAAACTGATTTGTCTTTTTTCTCAACTCCCAAAGAAAAATGCTAAAGGGCTATCGTCCAGTTTATGGTTTCGAATATAGAATTTAGCGGGATTTAGGTTCTagggtttaaaatttaaatttctaggGTTTAAGGTTTACAGTTTTGAGTCTAAGGTGAAAGTTCTGGGGCTTAGGTTCATGGTCCTAAGATTAGGGTTCACAGTTTCGAAGGTAGGGTCTAGGGCTTATGGTTCCGAGTCTAGGGTGGATCTAAGGTTTCAAGTTTTGGGTCTAGGTTAGGGTGTTTAGGGTTTAAGAAGAAAACAAGTAATCTATATTACTGGAAAAAATAGCATAAATTTGGGTTGACATAGATTTTTGTTGGCAATATTggataaaattaccaaaaataaattattatccaTTTTGACCAAAGACAAAATACCCACTTTTTTCCGATACAACTACACTATTTCTTAAGAGCTA
It encodes:
- the LOC107423434 gene encoding uncharacterized protein LOC107423434 isoform X1 translates to MESRSSGSAISIPSSSSSRPPKRLLFDRRYGWVIDEWKDPSEEALAGGRGMFCILPLAKALLKMASQSINVAANLAVKALERPDLFSPQVLQAGLNDQLHKLKSSVRKPDINNFFLKGNSSSQEA
- the LOC107423446 gene encoding protein PARTING DANCERS, with product MANSKPIAQIPSQAVCSGGGGVCMMRNTWRDEQSPAFINFISTFLRENCFRLNFVSITPDFIFNCGGSSVAFIFVTNWGSNISPLFSRIEKLKVQFANLYVVVTLASREQNDSFICSYFKSGMEFGKPTFVPVRDIEMGFEKIVKIAHSRGVCKGQDATTKLKSERKRAVQGMDVFLKVVTALPGIDNHDANALNQAIGSIEAIAKASKEYILENTDLSADKAEVISRFFRDPKFYLGPKIN
- the LOC107423434 gene encoding uncharacterized protein LOC107423434 isoform X4 codes for the protein MESRSSGSAISIPSSSSSRPPKRLLFDRRYGWVIDEWKDPSEEALAGGRGMFCILPLAKALLKMASQSVELSFHLLPPFSLIPCRLMLQQT
- the LOC107423434 gene encoding uncharacterized protein LOC107423434 isoform X3; amino-acid sequence: MESRSSGSAISIPSSSSSRPPKRLLFDRRYGWVIDEWKDPSEEALAGGRGMFCILPLAKALLKMASQSVLQAGLNDQLHKLKSSVRKPDINNFFLKGNSSSQEA
- the LOC107423434 gene encoding uncharacterized protein LOC107423434 isoform X2; its protein translation is MESRSSGSAISIPSSSSSRPPKRLLFDRRYGWVIDEWKDPSEEALAGGRGMFCILPLAKALLKMASQSINVAANLAVKALERPDLFSPQEIPHRRKHKRRRSSESLMA